AGCGAAGGCGACCCACGAAGTGGGGAGCGGAGCAAGACCTCCGGGCTTGCGACTCAGCGCCGTTAGGCGCATCTGCGAAATCTCGCGTTTTCCTTTTTCATCCTGCCCACTCATCACTAACTCACCTACAATGGCAAGCGACGAAAAGCAAATGCGACGAGCGAAGGCGACCCACGAAGTGGGGAGCGGAGCAAGACCTCCGGGCTTGCGACTCTGTGTCGTTAGGCGCATCTGCGAAATCTCGCGTTCTCTTTTCCCAATCTGCCCACTCACCACTCACTCACCTACAATGTCCTGAAAATCACACCACATTTTTCGGTGGAATTCCATCTATTCTGTGTATACCGGAGTTACCCCAAGAAAAACCAAAATCAGAGTATTTTTATTCAGATAAATTTTGATCATGCGGGTAAGGGACTATTCGGACTTTTGGAGCAACGCCCGCCTCCGGGAAACTCTCTTAACGTATGAATACCCATAGTATAGGGAATTCGTATGGCTATTGAAAATGGCAACTATATTAAACTCAGCTACACCGGTTCCGTAAACGGTGCTCCGTTTGATACAACGGATGCTGAAGAAGCAAAGAAGGCAGGAATCTTCCGCGAGAATGCAATGTACGGCCCGGTTGTAGTAAAGGTCGGTGCAGGCCATGTCCTTCCGGGCGTGGACGAAGATCTCGCCGGAAAAGAGATCGGCCAGGAATACACGGTTGTAGTTCCGGCAGAAAAAGCATTCGGCGAGCACAAAAAGGATGAACTCAAAGCTGTGGACAAAAAAGCACTGCCGCAGAAGGTCTCGATGCTTGACCGCGTAACAGTGGAAGGACGTGAAGGCGTAGTAGTAAACAAGATCGGCAGCCGCTATCTGGTAGACTTCAACCACCCGCTCGCAGGCCAGGAAGTCACCTATGTCTACAAAATCGAAGCAATGGTCGAAGACCCGGTCGAAAAACTTGCAGGAACCATCCGCCTCTTTACCGGCCGCGAAATGAAGGTCAGCAACGCACACAAGAACTTTATCTCCGTTGAAGTTCCGCCGATGATGGCAATGTACAACCAGAACTGGATGATGACCGAATACATGATCACCCAGGAAGCCTTCGGCCTGTTCCCGGAGATCGAATCGGTCAAATTCGTTGAGACCTTCCCCCGCCCGAATCTCAAGGTCGATGAACCGGCCGAAGAGAAGAAGGAAGAATAATACTCATATACCCGCCGGACACCCGGCACATCTTTTCTTTTCCCTTGAAATCTTTGCAGGGATTCCGGCATTCTCCTTATGACATATAAAAATATTGAGCGCGAATTAGGTTTTGTCAGACATATGCATTGGATTTGGAAAACAAACGAAAAATCTACGAATACATCGGACAAAACAGGAATGAATGAGAAATATGCGTGGTTGCAGGATCCCGGCAGAGGACTTTTCGGAATACCTAAACCTAATTTTGGCTCAAATCTATTATAAGCAGTAAACGAGAACAAACTTATTGGATGAAGAAAGGATTAACAGTGGTGCTTGTGATCTTCTGTGTGATCGCATTCTGTACGATTCCGGCGGCCGCATCAGCGAAAGATACAGAGAAGAAAACTGTTGACGTTGTTGTTTCTCCGTTCTATGACCCGATACCTGAAACAAAAGCCTCACTTACCGGCACGATTACCCAGGGAGAAACCAAAGTATACTCCTACCCCATGCCTGCGGGAAAAACAACACTCAAAGTCCGATTATCATGGAGCTCAACAACAAATAACCTCGGACTGACAATAATTAGTCCCCCGGGCGTCACCCATGGAGAATTTGATGACTATTACGAATCATCAACAGCAAACGGAATAATCCCGGTACAGTTCGACTCAAATAATGTGCCCAGTGGTGACTGGACCTTCTACATAAATGGAAAATCCGTAAACGGATCGCAATCATTTACCATTACAGCAACATATTCTTAACGGTAAAAATACATGAGATATATCGCACTAATTACTTTCCTGTTTTTACTGATTGTCTCCCCGATCATTACCGTATCTGCAAATGATCAGACTATGCATTACTACTCGTCACTGGATGACGTAACAGTACACCCGGCCCCGATTGAATTTAGCGGCGAAGGAGATTCATTTGTAATAAAAGAAGTAAACTGGAGAAACCCACTGAATGAACTACGATATATCCTCACACTCGGTTACACTCGAACATATGGCTTCCCTCCATTATTAGTCATTGAATGCCTCGCATTCTTAACAATTGTTCTCGGCGCCGGTGCCCTCACTCTTCTCACCACCCGCGGAAAACTGCCCGACGACCCAAAATCCCGCACAATGATTCTTTACAACACCATCAAAGAACATCCCGGCACAACACTATCCGAACTCCAGGAACTCACCGGTCACTCACGCGGATCCGTTTCCGTCAACCTTCACCGTCTGGACCTGAATGCAAAAATCCAGAAAAGTGTACGCAACGGCACGACCCGCTACTACATTGCCAGCATACCAGAAGATGAAATCAACGGATTCCTGCGCAAAGTCGCAACCCGGGAAAAACCGCAGAAAATCTTTGAAACCATCATCAGTACCCCCGGAATCTCCCAGAAAGAACTCCATGAAACAACAAAAATCCCCAAGACAACACTGCAATGGCATCTTGCACAACTCGCAAAATATGAAATAATCAAAAGTACGCGTGACAGAAACACCATTCACTACAGTGTAATTCCCGACTACATTCTCCTCTACAACCATATCCTTGAAGAAGGAAAACAGAACAAAAAAGAAACCGAAGGACAGAACCCGGAAAACAACCGCGACTTGTAACGAACATTTCCCGGCGTACCGCCAGAATTTGTTTATTGCCTGTAAATGATCGTCACTGCTCGAATTCCAGCCCACGATTCGCACGGCTCCGGCCGTTCGAATCGTGGAATGAACAAACACCTGCACATAATTATCCTGACACTACTGTTTTCCGTGGGAAGTCCCGGCGCTGCAGCAGACGACCCGAACCGTCAGTACTCCCCTCAGGACAACCTCTCTGTCTCCCCCTACTACGATGACAGAGAAGAACTTGCCGGCACAACACATATCCCGGCAACAACCCTTCAGTGACCCCTGACCCAGCTTGCAACGTACGAAGCAATCCAAAGCAGCCGCGAAAAAACACCATCCCCTACAAAGTCCTCCCCAAATACATCCGGCTTTACCACACCATCCCCCAAAAAACAGACCCTGCAAAAAAAGAAAACTTACTTCTTCAAAGGAGAATGGTGATGGGATGTCCCTTTGCAGTGACTGCACCCCCCATCCTTCCCCCCTGACTTGTGACAGCAGCCGCAGCAGGAACCCGCATCACACAGATTCTTTTTCACCATCCGCACAAACAGGATGACAATCACCACGGCTATCAGCACAAACAGTACCGTCCAGACAGGATCACCCGAATCCAAGAAGAACCCCTCCCTGATAGACAACACAGGAAACAATCCAGGCAACAACGCACATCAGCACAGCAGCCCCCGTGGCAAACTTCCAGGAAGTCTCCTGCTTAACCGTCAGCATCGCCGCAAGACAGGGCATATAGAGCAGTACGAACACCATCAGCGAATACGCCGACAGCGGAGTAAACACACTCGCCAGAGTACCGCCGAGCATCTCCTCGCCAACACCGAAGAGCGTCCCAAAGGAAGCCACAACCGTCTCCTTTGCCAGCAGACCCATAAGGACAGCAACCGCAGCCTCCGGAATACCCCAGCCGAGCGGCTCAAAGATCGGAGCAATAGCCGAACCAATCATACCAATGACAGACTCAGACGACCCGTACTCAACACCGTAGGGAAGAGTTGCAAGCAGCCAGATCAAAAGAACCGCCGGGAAAATGATAAGTCCCGCCTTTCTCAGGAACAGACCACCATGTTCAAGCGCATGAATAACCACACCTTTCACGGTCGGAATGCGGTAAGGAGGCATCTCAATCACAAAGGATGACGACTCGCCCTTCATCACCGTCTTCTGCAGAATAAGACCCACAATCAGTGCAACAAGAATACCCAGCAGATACAGCGAAAACATCACAAGACCCTGAACCTGCGGAGCAAAGAACGCACCGACCAGCAGAATAAACACCGGAAGCCGCGCAGAACAGGACATGTACGGCGTCATCAGAACCGTCAGTTTGCGTTCCCGTTCCGTCTCCAGCGTACGGGCAGCCATAACCGCCGGAACACTGCATCCGAACCCGAGAATCATCGGAATGAATGATTTTCCGTGCAGACCAATTTTGTGCATAATCCTGTCCATGATAACCGCAACACGTGCCAGATATCCGGAATCCTCAAGGATTGCCAGGAGCAGGAACAGAAGCAGAATGTTTGGCAGGAAAACCACTACCGACCCGACACCGCCGATCACCCCGTCACAGATAAACGACACAGCCCAGTCCGGCATGCCGGAACCAAGCGATTCGCTCACAAACGCAGCAGCATCGCCGAAGACCGTCTCAATCAGATCCATGAATGGGGTTGCAATCGTAAACACGATCTGAAACACCCCGTACATCACCAGAAGAAAGATCGGAAAACCCAGCCACTTGTTGGTAACAAACCGGTCAATACGCTCCGACTGATTCTTACCACCGGAATCTTTGTGGTAATGAACTGCATCGTGAAGGATACCTGCAATATATCCGTAACGCTGATCCGCAAAGATCTCCTGCGTTGATGTTCCAAACATCTCCGTCAGGTGTTTTCTGGTCGATTCAATCCGGGACTTTGCCGCAGCCGGCATATCCTCTGACGCACCATGGATCAGACTCTGGATAATATCCCAGCGCGAATAATCCGGCAGTGCCTCCGTCAGTTCTGCAAGATGTTTCTCCACCTCATCGCCGTAGTGCGGAGGATGCGTCGAAGGGCCAGCACCCCCGAGGATCTCCCGAATCAGCTGATCCTTACCGGTGTTGTCAATCGCCTCAATACGGACGACCGGAACACCCAGCATATCAGACAGTTTCTTGGTATCAATAATGACACCCTCGGAATCAGCATATCGGTTCAGATTCAGCGCCACAATCAGCGGAACACCCAGCTCGATTAACTGGAGCGTCAGGTACAGATTCCGCTCAAGATGGGCGGCATCAATAATATTCACCACCACATCCGGCTTTTCGGTGATCAGATACTCAACGGCAATCTCCTCTTCAAGGGACCTGCTGCTCAGACTGTACGTTCCCGGAAGATCCACAATCTCAAGCGTCGTACCATCATATGTTGCCTTACCGTCCTTTCGCTCAATGGCAACAGTCTTTCCCGGCCAGTTACCCACATGCTGGCGCATACCGGTTAAATTATTGAAAAGTGTTGTCTTACCGCAGTTTGGATTTCCGGCAAGAGCCACTACAACCCGCTTCTCACTCATGCAGCTAACTCCACCAGAATATTCTCTGCCTCATGACGACGGATAGCGAACTGACATCCGCGAACCGAAATGGTCATCGGATCCCCAAGCGGAGCAGCGCCGAGAATACGGATGCTGCTCCCTTTCGTCACGCCCAGTTCAAGAAGACGGGAGGTAATCCCGGTGTCAGGCAGGACCTCCGTAACGCGGACAGTGTGCCCGGCGGGAACTGCGGCAAGTGTCCAGACCCCGTCCTTCACCACAGAAATCTGTCCGGCTTCTGCTATTCTCATCGCGATCTGGCAACCGCGAATACGTACAAACATGGGATCCCCAAGAGGTGCTTTCCCAAGAACCGTCAGATGAGTTCCCCGGGTAACCCCCAGTTCAAGCAAACGTCTGGTAATCTCAGCTCCGTGACGGAGAGACACTACCGTTGCCTGAGACCCACAAGGAATACAGTCCAACGCAACTGATTGAGATGTCATTTGCATATACAAGTGTATCCTGTTAGGAGCGTATATCCTGCCCCCTAACAATGTTAGGATTGCCTGAACTTGCCGAAGATGTTTCGGATTATTTCAAAATATCCGAAAAATTTCTAAAGCAAACGCTCATAATCTCCCATGATAAATGATATACTACATGGATGCGATGCCGCAAACAACACACTGCAAACGCCTCACCATGAAAGAGGAGGATTACCTTGAGGCAATCCTCAACGTCTCACGGGAGAAAGGCTATGCGAAAACCCGGGATGTTGCAGACGAACTGGAGCTCTCACCTCCCTCGGTTGTGGAGATGTTTGCAAAACTCGATCGGAAAAAACTGGTTGTGTACCGCAAGTATGAAGGGGTAACACTTACGGACACCGGCAGAACCATAGCCGAGCAGATCAAGTACCGCCATGATGTACTGGTCGGATTTCTCCGGCTGATCGCAGTTCCGGAAGATATCGCAACCAAAGATGCCTGTTTTATGGAACATGAACTCAACGCCGAAACAATTCAGAAGATAAAACAGTTCGTGGAGTACGTAGACGTTTCAAAATCCGCACAGATCGAGTTAAAGCGGTTCATCGAATCCTGCAAATAACTCTTTTCCCTTTCCGGTCACTCACCGGGTCCAAACCGTTTCTCTGTGTACCGCTGCCAGAGCTTCCAGCAGACAACAGCAGCCGCAATCACCGCAAACACGGCGATAACTGCATACAACGGATTAGCAGCCCACAGTTCAAGGACCGCATGCATGCCAACCGCCATAGTCAGGGTTGCAAGAATACTGCCGGTGAGCACAATTGTAAGAAGAGTCTTCGGCGGGACGGAGAGCAGGCGTCCCACAATAGTAGTATTGATCGCACTCGAACCCATGAACGGGATGTACATAAACAGGAACAGACCGATAAGCGACAGACCTTTGATCCACAGATGCTTCTGGAGCACTTCGTTTGTTTTGGAGGTAAAGTAGCGGAGAATCCGTCCGATCAGGGGAATACGCAGCAGCAGATCAAAATTGTAGGCGATGATGATTGCAAGCACCATATCGCCGACAATAATACCTGCGGTAATCTGCCACCAGGGAATACCGAATGCCATTGCAAGAGGAATAATGCTTTCCTTCCCGAATCCGGGCATCATATACAGTCCCAGAAAACCGATGAACTCATAAAAAAGATTGAGCGGCATCGTCAAAAAGAAGAAACCAAGCATCCCGGCAAAAACAGCAAGGATTCCTCCTGTTGCAATGAGCCGGACGCGGAGGGGCGGCTGATAATAGGGGGATAGCGCATCTTCCGTCATGGGGTTTTTTGTATATTGGCATTCATGGAAGAATATCTTCCTCATCCGGATCACACAGAGACACAGGAGTATCCAAAGAGAACCGTTTTGTGTATCTCCGCCACACCAGAACAACAGAGATGATCACTGCGGCAAGCGCCAGAACCGCAAACACGGCAAACCAGGGATTGATCCTCCACAGTTCAATGACCGCAGCTGCACCGAATGCAACCGACAGCGTGGAAAGGATACTGCCGACGGTGACAATCCAGAACACGGTCCGGACCCGCATACCGAACAGTCTGCCGAGAATGGTGGTGTTGGTTGCGCCGGAACCCTGAAGAGGAATGTACATGAAGATCAGGAGACCCAGATGGGAAAGCTGTTCAATCCAGGGTTTCTTCTTGCGAACACTGTTTGCCCCGTCCATGAACCTGCGGATGAGACCGCCGACAAACGGAATCTTTTCCAGAAGATCGAAGTTCAGGGCGATGAGAATAGAACTCATCATGTCCATCAGAATAATACCAAAGCAGATGATCCAGATCGGATACCCAAGACCAAGAGCAATGGGAATAATAGACTCTTTCCCGAACGGCGGGACAAGATAGGCAAACAAGAGACCGATCAGCGTCAGATACTCCTGACTCGGCTGGCCGATGATACCGGTTGCCGGAGGGTACACAAACCACATGGCAAAGAGGAAAACACCATACACGGCAATGGGGCCGCCGAGAAAGAGGATGCGGCGGAGGATAAGCTTTGTCCATTCCTGTGCACTGCGTCCCTCTTCAGCCATAAATAATAGTTATATACATTGATCGGCGGCTATAAAGGATTACTGGAAACGGGCGTTGCACCTTTATTCCTGAGCATCCCGCGAAAAATTTTCAACTCTGATAAATACCGGTGCAGCGTATAGAAAACCATGGAGATCATCTGCAAACCCTATACCTCAGATGACAAAGCAGCAGTCACCGCTATCTGGAATGAAATTGTCCGCGATGCAAACGCATTTCCCCAGGAATTTCCCTTCACCAACGACGAGGGAGACGCATTTTTTCTCTCCCAGACGGCAACGGTGGTTGCATCGGTAAACGGAGAGATTGCGGGATTTTATATTCTGCATGACAATAATGCAGGCCGCTGTTCCCACACGGCAAACGCATCCTACGGTGTTGCCAAAAAGTTTCGCGGGTGCGGGGCGGGAAAGGTTCTCGTTTCCGACTCACTCATAAAAGCAAAAGAGTGCGGCTATAAGGGCCTGCAGTACAATGCAGTGGTCAAGTCCAACTATGGCGCAATCACACTCTACCTCAAACTCGGATTCAGTATCATCGGAACAATTCCGGGAGGTTACCGCAGAGCCGACGAAACGTTTGAAGATCTGCTGATCTTTCACAAAAGTCTGTGAGACGAACAAAACAGATTCAGCCAAATTTTTTTGAAAAAAATTTAGTTGGTGATGACGCGGGTGTTTCTGCCCATCAGTTTCCCGCAGTGAATTTTTCCCATCACCAGAATATTTTCGCCGTGCACCTCATCAGAGACGATCCCCGGACGAAGCAGAACATTTCCTTCCGAGCGGATAACCCGTACCCGTGCCCCGTCGCACACCGTCAGCTGATCAGTCCCGGCATTCAGTTCCCCTTCCACCAGACACCCGCGGGAGATAACCGCACCGTTACAGGTAACGTTCCCGCCAACCCGCGACCCGACACCCAGGGAAAGATGACCGGTCACCACAAGATCCTTCCAGAACTGGGTCTTGGGGGGTACAATGAAATCTCCGTCAATTTTAACCGAATCCTTAAAGTAGGATCCCGGTTCTGCCAAGTAGGTCGTGTCCTTTACGAAAACTTTCATTGATTACCCCTGTTACGTATAATAACCTTCTTTCTCACGGTATTAATATGTTGTCCATCACGTTTCTCACAGAGCCTGCGCAATGATGCCGTACCACAGTTCCATCACAAGAAACAGGAAGAGTGCCGCAAACATGCCGTATTTAATCAGGCTCGTGGACTTTGCCGCAATCAGTTCCGCCGGTGTTCTGCAGCGGACGGACTTTGCCGCAGCAGAAAGAATGAAGAGATCGATCACCGCAATCAGGACAAGATACACCGCACCCCAGCGGGAATACGGCAGAACACTTGCCGCAACCGCACAGAGGATGAGGAGAACCGCAAGGTATCCGCTCTTCTGTACGCCAAGAATCATCGGAAGTGTCGTTGCCCCGCCTGCCGCATCACCCTCGATATCCTCGGCTGCCTTGAGAATTTCACGGGCGAGTGTCCCAAAGAACGTGATCGCAAACAGCGGAAGGGTGACAGCAAACGACTCCGGACCCACGAGGACACCGCCGAAGAGAAACACACTGCCGGAGAGATAGGCAACCGAAAGGTTGCCGAACAGCGGCATCTTCTTCAGCTTCGCGGCATAGGCTACCAGCAGGAGGGAGTTAAACACAGCGATTGCAAGACACCAGAGGTTGGTGGCAAGACTTGCAAGAATTCCCAGGATGAACAGAATACCTGCCCACACCGCGGCACTTCCGGGTGTGACGGCACCGGACGGAATCGGCCTGTCCGGCCGGTTGATTTTATCAATATCCCGGTCAAAGTAGTCGTTGAGCACATTTCCCGCACCGCAGATGACGGTTACAATGAAGAACAGCAGAAACGCGGACAGCAGGTTCGTTCCCGATGCGATCAGATAGGCAATGACTGCGGTGATGCCGGAAACAACCGCGTTTGCCGGACGAATGATCGTAACATAGGGCGAAAGGCTCATCTTGAAACTATTATTTGGCTACAGGATGTAAAAAAGGGAGATGTCTCAGACCGCAGGGCTGAGATCATCCCCGCGGCGCAGGAACGGAATATAATACAGTTCATGACCGAGAATGGAGAAGGTGTACTCCAGTTCCTGCAGCGTTCCGGAGAGATCGATCTCATGCTTGAGGAACAGGAACTCGGCATCCTTCTCCGCAGTCCGGGAATTTTTCAGTGCAGGCATACGGGGGATTCTGCGGAAATCAGCAGCCTCGGCAGCTTTGGGGAAGTTGCGGGTAAACTCAAGATTCCATCCCGCAGTTTTTCTCGGGAGCAGGTCTGCGGCGCAGACATAGAACCGGCAGGCACCCCGCATCGGTTTTTTGGTAAGGCGCAGGAAACCGCCGACGGTATCTTCATGCGTCACATCGACCTCCGCATCGATTCCCCAGAACGGAAGATAGACAAGATCTTTGTCCTCGCGATCCGGTGCAAGAATGTGCGGCGAGACCTCGCCGACATCACTGTCCAGAAACTCCATTGTTTTTCCGCAGGAGGTGCAGAAGAGAACAAGGTCTGCCTCCTTTGCTTTGAGCGGGGAACCGCAGCTGCTGCATTTGAGATTTTTCACCATCATTGCCATGTTATCGTTCAATCTCCCGGACAGTCTTCTGTCCAAATCCTTTCAGTGAGAATGATATACCGCCGGTGAGTTTTCCTTCGGTGACCTCAGACCCGAACCGGAACACCCAGTATCCCGCAAGAACGAGAATGATGCCGATGACAAAACCGGCAAGACCGGCGAGCGCATATTCAGAGTCAGAGAACAGCACATACGCAATACCAAAACCGGCAAACAGACCACCGAACCCGGAGCCGAGACCCGCAGCAATTGCCTGATAGGTCTGATCGCCCGGTGCACGCCCGGAGACCGGACTGCCGGAGACGCCGTCTAAGACGACGAAGTAGTCACGTTCGCGGTACTGGTACCGGATAATCCAGTAGGGGTAGTAGAGGAGGGAGAACTCACGGGGGATACAGAATGTTTTGGAGAACGTGAGTGTTTCAATGCCGGAGGAAGCGCGCCGGTGTGCTTCCATTCGGATATCAGTATCGGCCTGGTCGTAGGCTTCATCCCGCGAGGAGGTGGTTTCAAAGACAGGAATGTCGCCTTCGGTATACGGCAGGAGTCTGCCGTTTGGTTCCGGCGGTGTGACGATACCAAGGTCGCCGGTCTGACAGGCAATGACGCTCCAGAGATACTCGGCATCAGAGCTGTCCTCATGATAGGTTGTCTGCGTGTGACCGTCTTTATCGGTGTGGGTGGAGTAACCGCAGGCAATTCCCTTACCGGTCCCGACCATGCGCCAGAAGGGGAGATACATCGGGAAGATCTCGGTGATAACAGCGGTTGCGGCAAGGTCGCGGGCTTTGGGAAATGCCCCGAACCATTTGCGGGCGGCACGCTCCGCATCGGGTTCAGTGACCTCCATTTTGTACATAAGGCGGGTAACGCCTGCATCATCGGCGGTGATGGCAAGGGCCGAACCGCAGTAGGGACAAAAGGCAAGTCTGCTTCCCTCGGTTATCTCAATGGTACCGCCGCAGCCGGGACAGGAAAGTCCGATAAGGAGATTTGGTGCACCGCTCATTCGCTGTCACCTCCTTCCGGCGTGCGGACGACGGCACGCCCGGTCAGCATGGCAAGGGCAGCTCCTGCAAAGACAAGGACATAGAAGAGCGGCGTTGTGATAAATCCGAGGATACCCCCAACAAATGCAAGGAGGAATCCGCCGCCGACAACAAGTGCATACGGGGCTGCGGATCGTCCGGGGAACCCGGAGGTGTGCACACGCCCGGACGTTCCCCCCATGACAGAGACGTAGTCGGCTCCCTGATACCGGTACCGGAACACGAAGAACGGCAGATAGAGGAGTGCCTGTTCTTTTGCGGTTCCGGGAAGGTCTGGAAGATAGGTCTCAACACTGATCTCAGGCGGGATAACTTCAGCACCCCGGGTGGAAACAGCGGAGTCAAACACCCGGAGGTCACCCGGCGGGATCACCTGACTCTGCAAACCGGGCAGCGTGGTTCCTTTGGCAGGTTTGATGATGGATTTCTCCTGACCACCGACAACGCGGCGGAAGAGGAAGACGGGGAAGTAAATCTTCTCAACAGAGGTTATCTCTGCTTCCCGTTCAAGATCTTTTGCAAGAGACGGGCCTGCACACCACCGGCGGAAGACGGCACGTGCCTTGTCTTCATCGAGGATGAAGGGCATGATGTAGTTGAAGATGACGCTGCTTCGATCAATGTAGATAACGGTTCCGCAGTTTTCACAGGTGGTGTACTGCTTTGCGTGTTCAGCAATGACCGGAGCACCGCACTGCGGACAACGGAGTTGCGACATGAGTATGAAGATAGTTAGGTGCTGATTGCGGGTTAATCTGTTGGTGTGCGGGGGAGATGGTATCTTTCCAAGGTCCCGGAGAGTGGGAGGGGATCTGTCCCCGGATATGCCGGGGGTATTACATAAGTATAAATTTCTGGAAAAAAGAGAAGAGTACATGACTCGCGGGAAACCCTCTGACTTTTTTTACCGTGTCCCGGTATTTTCTCCCGGCATTTTAACGGTATATACTGTGGGATTCCTGCTTTTTCTGCTTGGGATCGTGGTGACTCTCTCCGTTTTCGGGTATCCCGTTTCTCTAAACGGGGTGTACGGGCTGCTGGTGATTATGTTTTTCCTGCAGTTTCTTTCCGCAGGCAGTACTCCTCTCGGATATGTCCCCCGAAGCGTGCCGGTTCTGCTGATCGGGTTTGCCGGTACCGGTCTTGGGATTTTGTCCTGCTGTATTCCGGGATTTCTGGAGTGGGGGATCTGTCTGCTGATTGCGGTTCTGAGTATTACGGCGGGGGCGGTCAACATGTATTCGGGTTGTGTCCGTATCCGGTGGACGCGGCTGCTCCGGTTCAATTGCCTGCTCTGCGGGATGTTATCCGCGATGTTCGGGGTGAATATGCTCGTGCCGTTTGTGAGTCCGTTCTACGTCGGCATGATTCTTCTGC
The sequence above is a segment of the Methanocorpusculum vombati genome. Coding sequences within it:
- a CDS encoding FKBP-type peptidyl-prolyl cis-trans isomerase; the protein is MAIENGNYIKLSYTGSVNGAPFDTTDAEEAKKAGIFRENAMYGPVVVKVGAGHVLPGVDEDLAGKEIGQEYTVVVPAEKAFGEHKKDELKAVDKKALPQKVSMLDRVTVEGREGVVVNKIGSRYLVDFNHPLAGQEVTYVYKIEAMVEDPVEKLAGTIRLFTGREMKVSNAHKNFISVEVPPMMAMYNQNWMMTEYMITQEAFGLFPEIESVKFVETFPRPNLKVDEPAEEKKEE
- a CDS encoding winged helix-turn-helix transcriptional regulator; its protein translation is MRYIALITFLFLLIVSPIITVSANDQTMHYYSSLDDVTVHPAPIEFSGEGDSFVIKEVNWRNPLNELRYILTLGYTRTYGFPPLLVIECLAFLTIVLGAGALTLLTTRGKLPDDPKSRTMILYNTIKEHPGTTLSELQELTGHSRGSVSVNLHRLDLNAKIQKSVRNGTTRYYIASIPEDEINGFLRKVATREKPQKIFETIISTPGISQKELHETTKIPKTTLQWHLAQLAKYEIIKSTRDRNTIHYSVIPDYILLYNHILEEGKQNKKETEGQNPENNRDL
- the feoB gene encoding ferrous iron transport protein B, which produces MSEKRVVVALAGNPNCGKTTLFNNLTGMRQHVGNWPGKTVAIERKDGKATYDGTTLEIVDLPGTYSLSSRSLEEEIAVEYLITEKPDVVVNIIDAAHLERNLYLTLQLIELGVPLIVALNLNRYADSEGVIIDTKKLSDMLGVPVVRIEAIDNTGKDQLIREILGGAGPSTHPPHYGDEVEKHLAELTEALPDYSRWDIIQSLIHGASEDMPAAAKSRIESTRKHLTEMFGTSTQEIFADQRYGYIAGILHDAVHYHKDSGGKNQSERIDRFVTNKWLGFPIFLLVMYGVFQIVFTIATPFMDLIETVFGDAAAFVSESLGSGMPDWAVSFICDGVIGGVGSVVVFLPNILLLFLLLAILEDSGYLARVAVIMDRIMHKIGLHGKSFIPMILGFGCSVPAVMAARTLETERERKLTVLMTPYMSCSARLPVFILLVGAFFAPQVQGLVMFSLYLLGILVALIVGLILQKTVMKGESSSFVIEMPPYRIPTVKGVVIHALEHGGLFLRKAGLIIFPAVLLIWLLATLPYGVEYGSSESVIGMIGSAIAPIFEPLGWGIPEAAVAVLMGLLAKETVVASFGTLFGVGEEMLGGTLASVFTPLSAYSLMVFVLLYMPCLAAMLTVKQETSWKFATGAAVLMCVVAWIVSCVVYQGGVLLGFG
- a CDS encoding ferrous iron transport protein A, translated to MQMTSQSVALDCIPCGSQATVVSLRHGAEITRRLLELGVTRGTHLTVLGKAPLGDPMFVRIRGCQIAMRIAEAGQISVVKDGVWTLAAVPAGHTVRVTEVLPDTGITSRLLELGVTKGSSIRILGAAPLGDPMTISVRGCQFAIRRHEAENILVELAA
- a CDS encoding metal-dependent transcriptional regulator, with the protein product MPQTTHCKRLTMKEEDYLEAILNVSREKGYAKTRDVADELELSPPSVVEMFAKLDRKKLVVYRKYEGVTLTDTGRTIAEQIKYRHDVLVGFLRLIAVPEDIATKDACFMEHELNAETIQKIKQFVEYVDVSKSAQIELKRFIESCK
- a CDS encoding small multi-drug export protein; its protein translation is MTEDALSPYYQPPLRVRLIATGGILAVFAGMLGFFFLTMPLNLFYEFIGFLGLYMMPGFGKESIIPLAMAFGIPWWQITAGIIVGDMVLAIIIAYNFDLLLRIPLIGRILRYFTSKTNEVLQKHLWIKGLSLIGLFLFMYIPFMGSSAINTTIVGRLLSVPPKTLLTIVLTGSILATLTMAVGMHAVLELWAANPLYAVIAVFAVIAAAVVCWKLWQRYTEKRFGPGE
- a CDS encoding small multi-drug export protein, coding for MAEEGRSAQEWTKLILRRILFLGGPIAVYGVFLFAMWFVYPPATGIIGQPSQEYLTLIGLLFAYLVPPFGKESIIPIALGLGYPIWIICFGIILMDMMSSILIALNFDLLEKIPFVGGLIRRFMDGANSVRKKKPWIEQLSHLGLLIFMYIPLQGSGATNTTILGRLFGMRVRTVFWIVTVGSILSTLSVAFGAAAVIELWRINPWFAVFAVLALAAVIISVVLVWRRYTKRFSLDTPVSLCDPDEEDILP
- a CDS encoding GNAT family N-acetyltransferase, coding for MEIICKPYTSDDKAAVTAIWNEIVRDANAFPQEFPFTNDEGDAFFLSQTATVVASVNGEIAGFYILHDNNAGRCSHTANASYGVAKKFRGCGAGKVLVSDSLIKAKECGYKGLQYNAVVKSNYGAITLYLKLGFSIIGTIPGGYRRADETFEDLLIFHKSL
- a CDS encoding polymer-forming cytoskeletal protein, which produces MKVFVKDTTYLAEPGSYFKDSVKIDGDFIVPPKTQFWKDLVVTGHLSLGVGSRVGGNVTCNGAVISRGCLVEGELNAGTDQLTVCDGARVRVIRSEGNVLLRPGIVSDEVHGENILVMGKIHCGKLMGRNTRVITN